The genomic DNA ATACTGGCCAGTATGCCCAAAGCTAGCCAGAACGGCATGGAAAGTCCTGCCAAAAGCAGCAGCGCCATAAGGGCGGTAGCGGCGGGCACGTTATTTACGGCATCCCACCCTACGCAATAAATCCAGTTCAGAAACGCCGGAGGGCGCAGGCCTTTTTGCCCTAAGGCCCGGCGAGATGCCTCCATTTGCGTAAGCCCGGTTTTGGGGCCAATGGCGGCCGCAAGGGCTACGGGCAGCGCGCCTATTACGTTACCAATAATAATAGCGGCCACGCCTGTCCGAAAATCCAGCCCCATGCCCGTAAGCAATGCCCCCGTTACCCAGCCGCCGGGGCCAAGATTGGGGGAAAAGTGGCTCCAGAACACCCGGTCTGTTGGCATGGTTTTTAGCGTTGCCGGAACGGGTTCTCTTACAGATGCGGCGGAAAGATCCTCCATCAGGCCACCGGTTTGAGGGGCTGAAGGGGGTTTTTGTATCATGGATAGCGTGTTCCTGCGGCGTGGGGCGTGGTTGGGGTTAGCGCTACAGTATCATGAAAGATCGGGTTCGGGCATGGAACCTGCGGCCCCTGAGGGCTGATTGTTGTAATAGAACTCTGCCAGTCGGATGGGCAGCAGATCCATAAAGCGGGAACCAGCAACCAGCCATAGCGGAAAGATAATGCGCCGTTCGTTCCGGCTTAGCCCGCGCAAAATACGGCGGCAAGCGCTGTTCACATCTGTCAGCCCCGGCATGGGGAAGGCGTTTTTGGCCACCATGGGGGTATCTAAAAACCCGCACACAACAGAGCTTAATAAAATACCTACCTTTTTGGCATCTCCCCCAGTAGCCACCATAAATCTGTCCACCGCCGCCTTGGCTGCGGAATAAGAGGGCGTGCCGGGGTAAGACACCACGCCCGCAACGGAAGAAATGGCGCAGATACGCCCACGCACGCCATCTGCCCCACGTGGCTGATGCTGCATCATATCCAGCGCGGGCAGCACGGTGTTGAGCACGCCCATCATGTCTGTTTCAAAAATACGATAAATTTGTGCCGCCGGTTCATACGGTGCGCCATCGGGCGTTTGCGGCTTGCGGGTGCCGCCCGTTATGCCTGCGCATGCCAAAACCAGATCCAGCCCATGTGTGCTGCGGATCCATGTATCCATTTCTGCACGGTCTGCCACATCACCTACATGCAAATGTACAGATGCCCCTCGGCTAATGCAGGCTTTGGCAGTTTCTTCCAGACGCTGTACGTTGCGCCCGCCCAGATACAGGGTGCGCCCGGGCCGGGCCAGCGTTTGGGCCAATGTTTGCCCAAGGCCGGAGGATGCGCCAGTAATCAGAACGGTATCATGCTTCATATTACAGATCGGCCTTTGCTTATGGTGGTTATGGCATAGCATGGCGGCTTCTGGCATGAAGGCGCAAGACGGATAGATAGAACACGCAGGGAAGGCAGCATGGCGCACAACGCACAGGGTAACCATAACGGAGCAGAACGGCGGCGCGGTGTGTGCCTGGTTATTTCTGCGCCATCTGGGGCGGGTAAGTCTACCATTGCCAATGCACTGCGTGCTTCCGAGTCCGCGCTCAAACACTCGGTTTCTGTGACCACCCGCCAACCAAGGCCGGGGGAAAAGGAAGGCGTGCATTACCACTTCCGCACCATGGAAGATTTTGAGCACATGGCCGCAAATGGGGAGCTGCTGGAATGGGCCACCGTGTTTGGCCGTGGTTACGGCACGCCCCGCGCCCCGGTAGAGGCCGCACTGGCTGCTGGGCACGATATGGTGTTCGACATAGACTGGCAGGGCCACCAGCAAATCCGCCATGCATTGCCTGATGATGTGGTGAGCCTGTTTGTGCTGCCGCCATCATTGGAAGAGCTGGAACGCCGCCTGCGTGGCCGAGCATCAGACCATCCGGATGAAATTGCCCGCCGCATGGCCGCCGCGCGGGATGAAATCTCGCATTGGCGGGAATTTGACCACGTTATTATCAATACAGAGCTAGACCGTGCCATTACAGAAGCCCGCTCTGTGCTAACGGCGGCACGTTTGCAAACCCGTCGGCGCACGGGGTTGTTGGATTTTGTTGCCAGCTTTGGAGCCTGAACGGCATGGATTTTTCTGCCATTACCGTGCTGTGCTTGGGTGATGTGATGCTGGACCGTTTTTTATACGGCAGCATGGATCGTATCTCGCCCGAAGCACCGGTGCCTGTGTTGTTGCTCGATTCCCGGCGCGAAATGCCCGGAGGGGCCGGTAATGTGGCCAGCAACATTATCTCACTTGGGGGGCGTGCCGTTCTGGTGGGGCTGAGCGGTCAGGATGAGGCCGGTGCCTGTTTGCGCGCCACATTGGCAGAAAAAAAACGGCTGGTGGATGCTACGGTGCAAAGTGCGGCCCGGCCCACAATTTGCAAAACACGCTTTATTGCCGCGCATCAGCAGGTGGTGCGGGTGGATGAAGAAAGCCACGCTCCAATTGCAGAACCCGAGCAAGAGGCCCTGTGCCGCCAGATTGATGCGCATATTGGGGCTTGTCAGGCAGTTGTGGTGTCTGATTACGGGAAAGGTGTGTGCACTCCGGCTGTGCTGGCACATTTGTTCCGCGTGGCGCGGCAAGCTGGCGTGCCTGCTTTTGTAGACCCAAAATCTACCGATTACACGCGCTACAAAGGCGCTACCTGCATTACCCCCAATGCCAAGGAACTGGCCGCAGCTTCCGGTATGCCAGTGGATACTGCAGCCCATGTAGAAGCCGCCGCCAGCAAGGTGATGGCACAGGCCGATGCACAAGCCATTCTGGCTACCAGATCGGAAAAAGGCATGATGCTGGTGCAGCGTGAGGGCAAGGTGCTGGCAGTGCCTGCCCGTGCGCGGGAAGTGTTTGATGTATCTGGCGCGGGAGATACCGTTATTGCCACCATGGCGCTGGCCGTTGGGGCGGGGATGTCCTTCGAACAAGGCATGCGCGTTGCCAATGCGGCGGCTGGCGTGGTGGTGGGCAAGCTGGGCACGGCCACGGCTGATATTCAGGAAGTTCTGCACGAGTTGGAAGAACAATCCGGCCCGGATGAAGTGCCGCACCTGCTGCCTTTGTCTGCCGCATGTGCGCAGGTGGCACGTTGGCAGGCACGCGGCCTGCGTGTTGGCTTTACCAATGGGTGTTTTGATATCATCCACCCCGGCCATATCAGCCTGTTGGCAGAAGCCCGCAGCGCGTGTGACAGATTGGTGGTGGCGCTGAACACAGATGCCAGCGTGCGCCGCATGAAAGGTGACACACGGCCTGTAAATTCACTGGAATCTCGGGCTGCTGTTATGGCGGCCATCCGTTACGTAGATGCTGTGGTGGCGTTTGATGAAGATACGCCGCGGGAGCTTATTTGTGCCCTAATGCCAGATGTGCTGGTGAAAGGGGCAGATTACCGGCCCGAACAGGTTGTGGGGGCGGATGTTGTGCAGGCCGCCGGGGGCAGGCTGGTGCTGGCCAATTTGCAGCAGGGGCATTCCACCACGTCTACAATCGGGCGGATTCGGAATACATGACGGTGCATAATCTGCCTGGCGCAGAAAACCTGCCACTTATTGCCGTGCGCAACCGCTTTGCGCGCTGGTTGTTTGATGATGCCTTGCCATTTTGGGCCAGCACAGGGTGCGATGGTACAGCCCAAAATCCGGCCGCTTTGGGGGCGCAGGAGTGCCTGACCTTACAGGGCACGCCAGCCTTGCCACCATTTAAGCGCGTAAGGGTGCAGGCGCGGCAGCTTTTTGTGTTTTCTTGGGCGGCGTTAAAAGGCTGGCACCCAGCGGCGCAACGGGCGGAAAGTATATTCAAGTTTTTGCTGCACGCTCATAGGCCAGATGGCGGCTGGGTTAAGCTGCTAGCGCGTGATGGCGCCGTGTTGGATGACAGTGCAGATTTGTATGATATCGCGTTCGTGCTGTTTGCTCTGGCATGGTATGGCCGTGTGGAACGCACAGGCCAAGCGGTAGAACTGGCGCGGCAAACGCTTGCGTGGCTGGGGCAGGCAATGGCCCTGCCCAATGGTGGGTTTATGAACACTCTGCCAGCCAATAATGCGTGGCGGCAGCAAAACCCCCATATGCACTTGCTGGAAGCTGTTCTTGCCCTGCATGAAACAACGGGCGATGCAGCAGATATGGCGCAAGCTCATGCGTTATATGCACTATTCAGCCAACGCTTTATGGATGAACGCACCGGCACGTTGGGCGAATATTTTGGGCCAGACTGGCAACCCGCAGCAGGGCCAGAAGGCCAGTGGTGTGAGCCGGGGCATCATTTTGAATGGGTTTGGTTGTTGCAGGCTTATGCGCGCCAAAGCGGGGTGGATACCGCAGCCCAAGCTGCGCGCTTATACCATTTTGCACATCTGTATGGCGTAGATACCCAAACGGCATTGGTGCGCGATGCCGTTGCACGGAATGGGCAGGTGCTTAAACCCACTTTTCGCTTATGGGTGCAAGGTGAGGCTCTGCGTGGCGCGCTGTGTCATGATCCGCAAGATAAAGCAGGCTGGGCCACGCGCATGGCCACCAATCTGCTTGATCGGTATTTTACGGACTGCCCCACAGGCACATGGGTAGATCAACTGGATGCACAGGGCATACCCGCTGCTTCACAAATACCAAGTAGCTCGCTTTATCATATCGTAACGGCGTATGATGCGCTGGATCAGGCTGCGCGGGCCTGCGTGCCATCTGCATAAAAAACGCTGTGCGGAAATGTGCCTGTAAGCAGGACGTGGCAGCGCGAATCTGATACAAGCGGTGTTGTGAGCATGACAACAACAGATACCCCCAACCAGAAGGACGAAAGCCTTCTGGCCCTTACCCTTCGGCAGCCCCCAGCCAATGTGGAGGCCGAACAGGCGCTGCTTGGCGCGTTGCTGACCAACAACCGCGCCTATGATCGTGTTTCGGACTTTTTGGCCGGTGAGCAT from Acetobacter ascendens includes the following:
- the rfaE1 gene encoding D-glycero-beta-D-manno-heptose-7-phosphate kinase, coding for MDFSAITVLCLGDVMLDRFLYGSMDRISPEAPVPVLLLDSRREMPGGAGNVASNIISLGGRAVLVGLSGQDEAGACLRATLAEKKRLVDATVQSAARPTICKTRFIAAHQQVVRVDEESHAPIAEPEQEALCRQIDAHIGACQAVVVSDYGKGVCTPAVLAHLFRVARQAGVPAFVDPKSTDYTRYKGATCITPNAKELAAASGMPVDTAAHVEAAASKVMAQADAQAILATRSEKGMMLVQREGKVLAVPARAREVFDVSGAGDTVIATMALAVGAGMSFEQGMRVANAAAGVVVGKLGTATADIQEVLHELEEQSGPDEVPHLLPLSAACAQVARWQARGLRVGFTNGCFDIIHPGHISLLAEARSACDRLVVALNTDASVRRMKGDTRPVNSLESRAAVMAAIRYVDAVVAFDEDTPRELICALMPDVLVKGADYRPEQVVGADVVQAAGGRLVLANLQQGHSTTSTIGRIRNT
- a CDS encoding AGE family epimerase/isomerase — its product is MTVHNLPGAENLPLIAVRNRFARWLFDDALPFWASTGCDGTAQNPAALGAQECLTLQGTPALPPFKRVRVQARQLFVFSWAALKGWHPAAQRAESIFKFLLHAHRPDGGWVKLLARDGAVLDDSADLYDIAFVLFALAWYGRVERTGQAVELARQTLAWLGQAMALPNGGFMNTLPANNAWRQQNPHMHLLEAVLALHETTGDAADMAQAHALYALFSQRFMDERTGTLGEYFGPDWQPAAGPEGQWCEPGHHFEWVWLLQAYARQSGVDTAAQAARLYHFAHLYGVDTQTALVRDAVARNGQVLKPTFRLWVQGEALRGALCHDPQDKAGWATRMATNLLDRYFTDCPTGTWVDQLDAQGIPAASQIPSSSLYHIVTAYDALDQAARACVPSA
- a CDS encoding SDR family NAD(P)-dependent oxidoreductase, producing MKHDTVLITGASSGLGQTLAQTLARPGRTLYLGGRNVQRLEETAKACISRGASVHLHVGDVADRAEMDTWIRSTHGLDLVLACAGITGGTRKPQTPDGAPYEPAAQIYRIFETDMMGVLNTVLPALDMMQHQPRGADGVRGRICAISSVAGVVSYPGTPSYSAAKAAVDRFMVATGGDAKKVGILLSSVVCGFLDTPMVAKNAFPMPGLTDVNSACRRILRGLSRNERRIIFPLWLVAGSRFMDLLPIRLAEFYYNNQPSGAAGSMPEPDLS
- the gmk gene encoding guanylate kinase — translated: MAHNAQGNHNGAERRRGVCLVISAPSGAGKSTIANALRASESALKHSVSVTTRQPRPGEKEGVHYHFRTMEDFEHMAANGELLEWATVFGRGYGTPRAPVEAALAAGHDMVFDIDWQGHQQIRHALPDDVVSLFVLPPSLEELERRLRGRASDHPDEIARRMAAARDEISHWREFDHVIINTELDRAITEARSVLTAARLQTRRRTGLLDFVASFGA